The following are encoded together in the Ictalurus punctatus breed USDA103 chromosome 1, Coco_2.0, whole genome shotgun sequence genome:
- the inpp5b gene encoding type II inositol 1,4,5-trisphosphate 5-phosphatase isoform X4, translating into MPLKEMSDAGGYSDRSHTAPKESKHTSTSTETVRGESLHESQGREKVEVRNELVRSSQHTVSNKSQMLTMPKFGLRDNLVKCELLKKEEMYTYIEPFTFFLGTYNVNGQAPKESLHTWLGSTAQPPDLYCVGFQELDLSKEAFFFNDTPKEQEWMKAVSDGLHPDAKYALIKLVRLVGIMLLFYVKKEHAEYISEVEAETVGTGIMGRMGNKGAVAISFKFHNSDICIVNSHLAAHIEEYERRNQDYKDICSRMLFRQLDLTLPPLTIMKHSVVLWIGDLNYRISDLEVDRVKDLILKDDFETLHNHDQLKRQMDEEAVFVGFMEGEIDFQPTYKYDTGSDEWDTSEKCRVPAWCDRILWRGKNITQRSYQSHMTVRNSDHKPVSSLLEIGIKVVNEEIYKRTFEDIVRSLDKLENECIPSVSLSEREFNFNKVKFMQHQAKTLTLHNDGQVPCQFEFIQKLDEPAYCKPWLTANPPKGFVAQGASVDIELEVFVNRSTAPELNSGQQQLEDILVLHLERGKDYFISITGSYLPSCFGSSIHMLCHLREPIQEMPLETIHKLSLLSPSETNSPDTEKALDIPKEIWMMVDHLYRNASRQEDIFQQPGLRSEFEEIRDCLDTGSLDSLPGSNHSVAEALLLFLDALPEPVVPYSLYQQCLDCCYNSSQCKQIISVLPQCHKNVFNYLTAFLRELLKNSAQNRLDVNILATIFAALMLRPPKKQDILEKRKAKEFFQHFLVQESH; encoded by the exons ATGCCATTGAAGGAAATGTCTGATGCTGGCGGATACAGTG ACAGATCCCACACAGCCCCCAAAGAAAGCAAACATACCAGTACCAGCACTGAGACGGTCAGAGGAGAGAGTCTCCATGAGAG CCAGGGGAGGGAGAAAGTGGAAGTAAGGAATGAGCTGGTTCGCTCATCTCAACACACTGTATCCAACAAATCCCAGATGCTCACCATGCCTAAGTTTGGCCTACGTGACAACCTTGTCAAGTGTGAACTTCTTAAGAAAGAGGAAATGTACACCTACATTGAACCATTCAC CTTCTTCCTGGGTACATACAACGTAAATGGGCAGGCACCGAAGGAGTCCTTGCACACATGGCTAGGTTCCACTGCTCAGCCTCCTGATCTCTACTGTGTAGG GTTCCAAGAGCTGGATCTAAGTAAGGAGGcatttttctttaatgacacACCCAAGGAGCAAGAATGGATGAAGGCTGTATCGGACGGCCTTCACCCAGACGCCAAGTATGCCTTA ATAAAGCTGGTACGGTTGGTGGGCATCATGCTGCTCTTCTATGTGAAGAAGGAACATGCTGAGTACATCTCTGAGGTGGAGGCAGAGACAGTAGGCACAGGCATCATGGGACGAATG GGTAATAAAGGTGCTGTTGCTATTAGCTTCAAATTCCACAATTCAGACATCTGCATAGTGAACTCCCATCTGGCAGCTCATATAGAGGAGTACGAGAGAAGGAATCAGGATTACAAGGACATCTGCAGCAGGATGCTCTTCAGACAGCTTGACCTGACACTTCCTCCACTAACCATCATGAAGCACAG TGTTGTCCTGTGGATTGGTGATTTGAATTATCGAATTAGTGACCTTGAGGTTGACCGTGTAAAGGATCTGATATTGAAAGATGATTTTGAAACACTTCACAATCATGATCAG CTGAAGAGGCAAATGGATGAAGAAGCTGTGTTTGTTGGCTTTATGGAAGGTGAGATCGATTTCCAACCAACATACAAGTATGACACTGGCTCTGACGAATGGGACACCAG TGAGAAGTGTCGAGTCCCAGCCTGGTGTGATCGTATCTTGTGGAGAGGGAAGAACATAACCCAGCGGAGTTATCAGAGTCACATGACTGTGAGAAACAGTGACCACAAGCCTGTCAGTTCCCTGCTGGAAATAGGG ATCAAAGTGGTGAATGAAGAGATCTATAAAAGGACATTTGAGGATATAGTGCGCTCTCTGGACAAACTGGAGAATGAGTGCATTCCATCAGTTTCTCTGTCAGAGCGAGAG TTCAATTTCAACAAAGTGAAGTTCATGCAGCATCAAGCAAAAACTCTGACACTTCACAATGATGGACAGGTACCATGTCAGTTTGAGTTCATACAGAAGCTGGATGAGCCAGCTTACTGCAAGCCCTGGCTCACGGCCAACCCACCCAAGGGCTTTGTGGCCCAAG GGGCCAGTGTGGACATTGAACTGGAGGTGTTTGTGAATCGCTCTACCGCTCCGGAGTTGAACTCAGGCCAGCAGCAGCTAGAGGACATTCTGGTGCTGCACCTAGAGAGGGGCAAAGATTACTTTATCTCCATCACAGGCTCCTACTTGCCAAGCTGTTTTGGCTCATCCATCCACATGCTCTGCCATCTGAGGGAGCCCATCCAGGAAATGCCTCTGGAGACCATCCACAAACTA AGCTTGTTGTCACCCAGCGAGACAAACAGCCCAGACACCGAAAAGGCTTTAGACATTCCTAAAGAAATCTGGATGATGGTGGACCATCTCTACCGTAATGCCagcagacag GAAGACATCTTTCAGCAGCCAGGACTACGCAGTGAATTTGAGGAGATCAGGGATTGTTTAGACACAGGCTCACTTGACTCTCTCC CGGGAAGTAACCACTCCGTGGCTGAAGCCCTGCTTCTTTTCCTTGATGCCCTTCCTGAACCAGTGGTCCCTTACTCTCTGTACCAACAATGTCTGGACTGCTGCTACAACAGCAGCCAGTGTAAACAG ATTATTTCTGTGTTACCCCAGTgccataaaaatgtgtttaactATTTAACGGCATTTCTCCGGGAGTTGTTGAAGAACTCTGCACAGAATCGGCTGGATGTCAACATTTTAG CCACTATATTTGCTGCCTTAATGTTAAGGCCCCCCAAAAAGCAAGACattttggagaaaagaaaagcaaaggagtttttccagcattttctggTCCAAGAGTCCCACTAA
- the inpp5b gene encoding type II inositol 1,4,5-trisphosphate 5-phosphatase isoform X3 → MFTHRRMAITGNDVTLQEIIPISYDFSVVEVSSPDELAVVGADTRVRVTFLNDEMELKMPFGSHTRLFLTEVNRAWCDVCEQYPATPKFAWLTKYQKKSKESGSLTPNATRKIKKRDRSHTAPKESKHTSTSTETVRGESLHESQGREKVEVRNELVRSSQHTVSNKSQMLTMPKFGLRDNLVKCELLKKEEMYTYIEPFTFFLGTYNVNGQAPKESLHTWLGSTAQPPDLYCVGFQELDLSKEAFFFNDTPKEQEWMKAVSDGLHPDAKYALIKLVRLVGIMLLFYVKKEHAEYISEVEAETVGTGIMGRMGNKGAVAISFKFHNSDICIVNSHLAAHIEEYERRNQDYKDICSRMLFRQLDLTLPPLTIMKHSVVLWIGDLNYRISDLEVDRVKDLILKDDFETLHNHDQLKRQMDEEAVFVGFMEGEIDFQPTYKYDTGSDEWDTSEKCRVPAWCDRILWRGKNITQRSYQSHMTVRNSDHKPVSSLLEIGIKVVNEEIYKRTFEDIVRSLDKLENECIPSVSLSEREFNFNKVKFMQHQAKTLTLHNDGQVPCQFEFIQKLDEPAYCKPWLTANPPKGFVAQGASVDIELEVFVNRSTAPELNSGQQQLEDILVLHLERGKDYFISITGSYLPSCFGSSIHMLCHLREPIQEMPLETIHKLSLLSPSETNSPDTEKALDIPKEIWMMVDHLYRNASRQEDIFQQPGLRSEFEEIRDCLDTGSLDSLPGSNHSVAEALLLFLDALPEPVVPYSLYQQCLDCCYNSSQCKQIISVLPQCHKNVFNYLTAFLRELLKNSAQNRLDVNILATIFAALMLRPPKKQDILEKRKAKEFFQHFLVQESH, encoded by the exons ATGTTCACCCATAGAAGAATGGCAATCACTGGCAATGATGTAACACTGCAGGAAATCATTCCCATTTCATATGACTTTTCTGTTGTTGAGG tGTCGTCCCCTGATGAACTTGCTGTAGTTG GTGCCGATACTCGAGTTAGAGTAACATTCCTTAATGACGAGATGGAGCTCAAGATGCCTTTCGGGTCCCACACACGTCTCTTCCTCACTGAAGTCAACAGAGCCTGGTGTG aTGTCTGTGAGCAGTACCCTGCAACTCCAAAGTTTGCCTGGCTTACTAAGTACCAGAAAAAATCCAAAGAGTCTGGATCATTGACACCCAATGCAAcaagaaagattaaaaaaagag ACAGATCCCACACAGCCCCCAAAGAAAGCAAACATACCAGTACCAGCACTGAGACGGTCAGAGGAGAGAGTCTCCATGAGAG CCAGGGGAGGGAGAAAGTGGAAGTAAGGAATGAGCTGGTTCGCTCATCTCAACACACTGTATCCAACAAATCCCAGATGCTCACCATGCCTAAGTTTGGCCTACGTGACAACCTTGTCAAGTGTGAACTTCTTAAGAAAGAGGAAATGTACACCTACATTGAACCATTCAC CTTCTTCCTGGGTACATACAACGTAAATGGGCAGGCACCGAAGGAGTCCTTGCACACATGGCTAGGTTCCACTGCTCAGCCTCCTGATCTCTACTGTGTAGG GTTCCAAGAGCTGGATCTAAGTAAGGAGGcatttttctttaatgacacACCCAAGGAGCAAGAATGGATGAAGGCTGTATCGGACGGCCTTCACCCAGACGCCAAGTATGCCTTA ATAAAGCTGGTACGGTTGGTGGGCATCATGCTGCTCTTCTATGTGAAGAAGGAACATGCTGAGTACATCTCTGAGGTGGAGGCAGAGACAGTAGGCACAGGCATCATGGGACGAATG GGTAATAAAGGTGCTGTTGCTATTAGCTTCAAATTCCACAATTCAGACATCTGCATAGTGAACTCCCATCTGGCAGCTCATATAGAGGAGTACGAGAGAAGGAATCAGGATTACAAGGACATCTGCAGCAGGATGCTCTTCAGACAGCTTGACCTGACACTTCCTCCACTAACCATCATGAAGCACAG TGTTGTCCTGTGGATTGGTGATTTGAATTATCGAATTAGTGACCTTGAGGTTGACCGTGTAAAGGATCTGATATTGAAAGATGATTTTGAAACACTTCACAATCATGATCAG CTGAAGAGGCAAATGGATGAAGAAGCTGTGTTTGTTGGCTTTATGGAAGGTGAGATCGATTTCCAACCAACATACAAGTATGACACTGGCTCTGACGAATGGGACACCAG TGAGAAGTGTCGAGTCCCAGCCTGGTGTGATCGTATCTTGTGGAGAGGGAAGAACATAACCCAGCGGAGTTATCAGAGTCACATGACTGTGAGAAACAGTGACCACAAGCCTGTCAGTTCCCTGCTGGAAATAGGG ATCAAAGTGGTGAATGAAGAGATCTATAAAAGGACATTTGAGGATATAGTGCGCTCTCTGGACAAACTGGAGAATGAGTGCATTCCATCAGTTTCTCTGTCAGAGCGAGAG TTCAATTTCAACAAAGTGAAGTTCATGCAGCATCAAGCAAAAACTCTGACACTTCACAATGATGGACAGGTACCATGTCAGTTTGAGTTCATACAGAAGCTGGATGAGCCAGCTTACTGCAAGCCCTGGCTCACGGCCAACCCACCCAAGGGCTTTGTGGCCCAAG GGGCCAGTGTGGACATTGAACTGGAGGTGTTTGTGAATCGCTCTACCGCTCCGGAGTTGAACTCAGGCCAGCAGCAGCTAGAGGACATTCTGGTGCTGCACCTAGAGAGGGGCAAAGATTACTTTATCTCCATCACAGGCTCCTACTTGCCAAGCTGTTTTGGCTCATCCATCCACATGCTCTGCCATCTGAGGGAGCCCATCCAGGAAATGCCTCTGGAGACCATCCACAAACTA AGCTTGTTGTCACCCAGCGAGACAAACAGCCCAGACACCGAAAAGGCTTTAGACATTCCTAAAGAAATCTGGATGATGGTGGACCATCTCTACCGTAATGCCagcagacag GAAGACATCTTTCAGCAGCCAGGACTACGCAGTGAATTTGAGGAGATCAGGGATTGTTTAGACACAGGCTCACTTGACTCTCTCC CGGGAAGTAACCACTCCGTGGCTGAAGCCCTGCTTCTTTTCCTTGATGCCCTTCCTGAACCAGTGGTCCCTTACTCTCTGTACCAACAATGTCTGGACTGCTGCTACAACAGCAGCCAGTGTAAACAG ATTATTTCTGTGTTACCCCAGTgccataaaaatgtgtttaactATTTAACGGCATTTCTCCGGGAGTTGTTGAAGAACTCTGCACAGAATCGGCTGGATGTCAACATTTTAG CCACTATATTTGCTGCCTTAATGTTAAGGCCCCCCAAAAAGCAAGACattttggagaaaagaaaagcaaaggagtttttccagcattttctggTCCAAGAGTCCCACTAA
- the inpp5b gene encoding type II inositol 1,4,5-trisphosphate 5-phosphatase isoform X2, which yields MDQSVAIQETLDVGENCLTAVQCLLLLNNGTESRLLGLVEHSREHALFMFTHRRMAITGNDVTLQEIIPISYDFSVVEVSSPDELAVVGADTRVRVTFLNDEMELKMPFGSHTRLFLTEVNRAWCDRSHTAPKESKHTSTSTETVRGESLHESQGREKVEVRNELVRSSQHTVSNKSQMLTMPKFGLRDNLVKCELLKKEEMYTYIEPFTFFLGTYNVNGQAPKESLHTWLGSTAQPPDLYCVGFQELDLSKEAFFFNDTPKEQEWMKAVSDGLHPDAKYALIKLVRLVGIMLLFYVKKEHAEYISEVEAETVGTGIMGRMGNKGAVAISFKFHNSDICIVNSHLAAHIEEYERRNQDYKDICSRMLFRQLDLTLPPLTIMKHSVVLWIGDLNYRISDLEVDRVKDLILKDDFETLHNHDQLKRQMDEEAVFVGFMEGEIDFQPTYKYDTGSDEWDTSEKCRVPAWCDRILWRGKNITQRSYQSHMTVRNSDHKPVSSLLEIGIKVVNEEIYKRTFEDIVRSLDKLENECIPSVSLSEREFNFNKVKFMQHQAKTLTLHNDGQVPCQFEFIQKLDEPAYCKPWLTANPPKGFVAQGASVDIELEVFVNRSTAPELNSGQQQLEDILVLHLERGKDYFISITGSYLPSCFGSSIHMLCHLREPIQEMPLETIHKLSLLSPSETNSPDTEKALDIPKEIWMMVDHLYRNASRQEDIFQQPGLRSEFEEIRDCLDTGSLDSLPGSNHSVAEALLLFLDALPEPVVPYSLYQQCLDCCYNSSQCKQIISVLPQCHKNVFNYLTAFLRELLKNSAQNRLDVNILATIFAALMLRPPKKQDILEKRKAKEFFQHFLVQESH from the exons ATGGATCAGTCTGTGGCGATTCAAGAGACTCTGGATGTCGGAGAAAACTGCCTTACA GCTGTTCAGTGTCTTTTACTGCTGAATAATGGCACAGAAAGCAGACTCCTGGGGCTCGTGGAGCACAGCAGAGAGCATGC ATTATTTATGTTCACCCATAGAAGAATGGCAATCACTGGCAATGATGTAACACTGCAGGAAATCATTCCCATTTCATATGACTTTTCTGTTGTTGAGG tGTCGTCCCCTGATGAACTTGCTGTAGTTG GTGCCGATACTCGAGTTAGAGTAACATTCCTTAATGACGAGATGGAGCTCAAGATGCCTTTCGGGTCCCACACACGTCTCTTCCTCACTGAAGTCAACAGAGCCTGGTGTG ACAGATCCCACACAGCCCCCAAAGAAAGCAAACATACCAGTACCAGCACTGAGACGGTCAGAGGAGAGAGTCTCCATGAGAG CCAGGGGAGGGAGAAAGTGGAAGTAAGGAATGAGCTGGTTCGCTCATCTCAACACACTGTATCCAACAAATCCCAGATGCTCACCATGCCTAAGTTTGGCCTACGTGACAACCTTGTCAAGTGTGAACTTCTTAAGAAAGAGGAAATGTACACCTACATTGAACCATTCAC CTTCTTCCTGGGTACATACAACGTAAATGGGCAGGCACCGAAGGAGTCCTTGCACACATGGCTAGGTTCCACTGCTCAGCCTCCTGATCTCTACTGTGTAGG GTTCCAAGAGCTGGATCTAAGTAAGGAGGcatttttctttaatgacacACCCAAGGAGCAAGAATGGATGAAGGCTGTATCGGACGGCCTTCACCCAGACGCCAAGTATGCCTTA ATAAAGCTGGTACGGTTGGTGGGCATCATGCTGCTCTTCTATGTGAAGAAGGAACATGCTGAGTACATCTCTGAGGTGGAGGCAGAGACAGTAGGCACAGGCATCATGGGACGAATG GGTAATAAAGGTGCTGTTGCTATTAGCTTCAAATTCCACAATTCAGACATCTGCATAGTGAACTCCCATCTGGCAGCTCATATAGAGGAGTACGAGAGAAGGAATCAGGATTACAAGGACATCTGCAGCAGGATGCTCTTCAGACAGCTTGACCTGACACTTCCTCCACTAACCATCATGAAGCACAG TGTTGTCCTGTGGATTGGTGATTTGAATTATCGAATTAGTGACCTTGAGGTTGACCGTGTAAAGGATCTGATATTGAAAGATGATTTTGAAACACTTCACAATCATGATCAG CTGAAGAGGCAAATGGATGAAGAAGCTGTGTTTGTTGGCTTTATGGAAGGTGAGATCGATTTCCAACCAACATACAAGTATGACACTGGCTCTGACGAATGGGACACCAG TGAGAAGTGTCGAGTCCCAGCCTGGTGTGATCGTATCTTGTGGAGAGGGAAGAACATAACCCAGCGGAGTTATCAGAGTCACATGACTGTGAGAAACAGTGACCACAAGCCTGTCAGTTCCCTGCTGGAAATAGGG ATCAAAGTGGTGAATGAAGAGATCTATAAAAGGACATTTGAGGATATAGTGCGCTCTCTGGACAAACTGGAGAATGAGTGCATTCCATCAGTTTCTCTGTCAGAGCGAGAG TTCAATTTCAACAAAGTGAAGTTCATGCAGCATCAAGCAAAAACTCTGACACTTCACAATGATGGACAGGTACCATGTCAGTTTGAGTTCATACAGAAGCTGGATGAGCCAGCTTACTGCAAGCCCTGGCTCACGGCCAACCCACCCAAGGGCTTTGTGGCCCAAG GGGCCAGTGTGGACATTGAACTGGAGGTGTTTGTGAATCGCTCTACCGCTCCGGAGTTGAACTCAGGCCAGCAGCAGCTAGAGGACATTCTGGTGCTGCACCTAGAGAGGGGCAAAGATTACTTTATCTCCATCACAGGCTCCTACTTGCCAAGCTGTTTTGGCTCATCCATCCACATGCTCTGCCATCTGAGGGAGCCCATCCAGGAAATGCCTCTGGAGACCATCCACAAACTA AGCTTGTTGTCACCCAGCGAGACAAACAGCCCAGACACCGAAAAGGCTTTAGACATTCCTAAAGAAATCTGGATGATGGTGGACCATCTCTACCGTAATGCCagcagacag GAAGACATCTTTCAGCAGCCAGGACTACGCAGTGAATTTGAGGAGATCAGGGATTGTTTAGACACAGGCTCACTTGACTCTCTCC CGGGAAGTAACCACTCCGTGGCTGAAGCCCTGCTTCTTTTCCTTGATGCCCTTCCTGAACCAGTGGTCCCTTACTCTCTGTACCAACAATGTCTGGACTGCTGCTACAACAGCAGCCAGTGTAAACAG ATTATTTCTGTGTTACCCCAGTgccataaaaatgtgtttaactATTTAACGGCATTTCTCCGGGAGTTGTTGAAGAACTCTGCACAGAATCGGCTGGATGTCAACATTTTAG CCACTATATTTGCTGCCTTAATGTTAAGGCCCCCCAAAAAGCAAGACattttggagaaaagaaaagcaaaggagtttttccagcattttctggTCCAAGAGTCCCACTAA
- the inpp5b gene encoding type II inositol 1,4,5-trisphosphate 5-phosphatase isoform X1 produces the protein MDQSVAIQETLDVGENCLTAVQCLLLLNNGTESRLLGLVEHSREHALFMFTHRRMAITGNDVTLQEIIPISYDFSVVEVSSPDELAVVGADTRVRVTFLNDEMELKMPFGSHTRLFLTEVNRAWCDVCEQYPATPKFAWLTKYQKKSKESGSLTPNATRKIKKRDRSHTAPKESKHTSTSTETVRGESLHESQGREKVEVRNELVRSSQHTVSNKSQMLTMPKFGLRDNLVKCELLKKEEMYTYIEPFTFFLGTYNVNGQAPKESLHTWLGSTAQPPDLYCVGFQELDLSKEAFFFNDTPKEQEWMKAVSDGLHPDAKYALIKLVRLVGIMLLFYVKKEHAEYISEVEAETVGTGIMGRMGNKGAVAISFKFHNSDICIVNSHLAAHIEEYERRNQDYKDICSRMLFRQLDLTLPPLTIMKHSVVLWIGDLNYRISDLEVDRVKDLILKDDFETLHNHDQLKRQMDEEAVFVGFMEGEIDFQPTYKYDTGSDEWDTSEKCRVPAWCDRILWRGKNITQRSYQSHMTVRNSDHKPVSSLLEIGIKVVNEEIYKRTFEDIVRSLDKLENECIPSVSLSEREFNFNKVKFMQHQAKTLTLHNDGQVPCQFEFIQKLDEPAYCKPWLTANPPKGFVAQGASVDIELEVFVNRSTAPELNSGQQQLEDILVLHLERGKDYFISITGSYLPSCFGSSIHMLCHLREPIQEMPLETIHKLSLLSPSETNSPDTEKALDIPKEIWMMVDHLYRNASRQEDIFQQPGLRSEFEEIRDCLDTGSLDSLPGSNHSVAEALLLFLDALPEPVVPYSLYQQCLDCCYNSSQCKQIISVLPQCHKNVFNYLTAFLRELLKNSAQNRLDVNILATIFAALMLRPPKKQDILEKRKAKEFFQHFLVQESH, from the exons ATGGATCAGTCTGTGGCGATTCAAGAGACTCTGGATGTCGGAGAAAACTGCCTTACA GCTGTTCAGTGTCTTTTACTGCTGAATAATGGCACAGAAAGCAGACTCCTGGGGCTCGTGGAGCACAGCAGAGAGCATGC ATTATTTATGTTCACCCATAGAAGAATGGCAATCACTGGCAATGATGTAACACTGCAGGAAATCATTCCCATTTCATATGACTTTTCTGTTGTTGAGG tGTCGTCCCCTGATGAACTTGCTGTAGTTG GTGCCGATACTCGAGTTAGAGTAACATTCCTTAATGACGAGATGGAGCTCAAGATGCCTTTCGGGTCCCACACACGTCTCTTCCTCACTGAAGTCAACAGAGCCTGGTGTG aTGTCTGTGAGCAGTACCCTGCAACTCCAAAGTTTGCCTGGCTTACTAAGTACCAGAAAAAATCCAAAGAGTCTGGATCATTGACACCCAATGCAAcaagaaagattaaaaaaagag ACAGATCCCACACAGCCCCCAAAGAAAGCAAACATACCAGTACCAGCACTGAGACGGTCAGAGGAGAGAGTCTCCATGAGAG CCAGGGGAGGGAGAAAGTGGAAGTAAGGAATGAGCTGGTTCGCTCATCTCAACACACTGTATCCAACAAATCCCAGATGCTCACCATGCCTAAGTTTGGCCTACGTGACAACCTTGTCAAGTGTGAACTTCTTAAGAAAGAGGAAATGTACACCTACATTGAACCATTCAC CTTCTTCCTGGGTACATACAACGTAAATGGGCAGGCACCGAAGGAGTCCTTGCACACATGGCTAGGTTCCACTGCTCAGCCTCCTGATCTCTACTGTGTAGG GTTCCAAGAGCTGGATCTAAGTAAGGAGGcatttttctttaatgacacACCCAAGGAGCAAGAATGGATGAAGGCTGTATCGGACGGCCTTCACCCAGACGCCAAGTATGCCTTA ATAAAGCTGGTACGGTTGGTGGGCATCATGCTGCTCTTCTATGTGAAGAAGGAACATGCTGAGTACATCTCTGAGGTGGAGGCAGAGACAGTAGGCACAGGCATCATGGGACGAATG GGTAATAAAGGTGCTGTTGCTATTAGCTTCAAATTCCACAATTCAGACATCTGCATAGTGAACTCCCATCTGGCAGCTCATATAGAGGAGTACGAGAGAAGGAATCAGGATTACAAGGACATCTGCAGCAGGATGCTCTTCAGACAGCTTGACCTGACACTTCCTCCACTAACCATCATGAAGCACAG TGTTGTCCTGTGGATTGGTGATTTGAATTATCGAATTAGTGACCTTGAGGTTGACCGTGTAAAGGATCTGATATTGAAAGATGATTTTGAAACACTTCACAATCATGATCAG CTGAAGAGGCAAATGGATGAAGAAGCTGTGTTTGTTGGCTTTATGGAAGGTGAGATCGATTTCCAACCAACATACAAGTATGACACTGGCTCTGACGAATGGGACACCAG TGAGAAGTGTCGAGTCCCAGCCTGGTGTGATCGTATCTTGTGGAGAGGGAAGAACATAACCCAGCGGAGTTATCAGAGTCACATGACTGTGAGAAACAGTGACCACAAGCCTGTCAGTTCCCTGCTGGAAATAGGG ATCAAAGTGGTGAATGAAGAGATCTATAAAAGGACATTTGAGGATATAGTGCGCTCTCTGGACAAACTGGAGAATGAGTGCATTCCATCAGTTTCTCTGTCAGAGCGAGAG TTCAATTTCAACAAAGTGAAGTTCATGCAGCATCAAGCAAAAACTCTGACACTTCACAATGATGGACAGGTACCATGTCAGTTTGAGTTCATACAGAAGCTGGATGAGCCAGCTTACTGCAAGCCCTGGCTCACGGCCAACCCACCCAAGGGCTTTGTGGCCCAAG GGGCCAGTGTGGACATTGAACTGGAGGTGTTTGTGAATCGCTCTACCGCTCCGGAGTTGAACTCAGGCCAGCAGCAGCTAGAGGACATTCTGGTGCTGCACCTAGAGAGGGGCAAAGATTACTTTATCTCCATCACAGGCTCCTACTTGCCAAGCTGTTTTGGCTCATCCATCCACATGCTCTGCCATCTGAGGGAGCCCATCCAGGAAATGCCTCTGGAGACCATCCACAAACTA AGCTTGTTGTCACCCAGCGAGACAAACAGCCCAGACACCGAAAAGGCTTTAGACATTCCTAAAGAAATCTGGATGATGGTGGACCATCTCTACCGTAATGCCagcagacag GAAGACATCTTTCAGCAGCCAGGACTACGCAGTGAATTTGAGGAGATCAGGGATTGTTTAGACACAGGCTCACTTGACTCTCTCC CGGGAAGTAACCACTCCGTGGCTGAAGCCCTGCTTCTTTTCCTTGATGCCCTTCCTGAACCAGTGGTCCCTTACTCTCTGTACCAACAATGTCTGGACTGCTGCTACAACAGCAGCCAGTGTAAACAG ATTATTTCTGTGTTACCCCAGTgccataaaaatgtgtttaactATTTAACGGCATTTCTCCGGGAGTTGTTGAAGAACTCTGCACAGAATCGGCTGGATGTCAACATTTTAG CCACTATATTTGCTGCCTTAATGTTAAGGCCCCCCAAAAAGCAAGACattttggagaaaagaaaagcaaaggagtttttccagcattttctggTCCAAGAGTCCCACTAA